A region of Nostoc sp. 'Peltigera membranacea cyanobiont' N6 DNA encodes the following proteins:
- a CDS encoding DUF456 domain-containing protein produces the protein MSSSAQGIPGLPDLTHPIELVQFGTQALKASLLLVFLIVALGVAIALISFSLRRSQPEQLIFISEWAVGYSQLLRGLQHLTLVLVLLVPGFFLCSTLSNRYHYWEQARVAQVTESVAGEKLEQLAPQVRYTIQEPYSYNTQVGNKIVKVNETRNINRFLTLAGSQIQVKLDQSVDVPGRSSIYRADYTADYKVINQLKDINNFFFEAPPPNGYTLLSSYKIERDGTRLQQTNPGDYGFPFRLQPGEETTFRVTYQARGGPRWVYSAAGQILSNFRLIANANFAPANFASGIEPDEIKSDGRSTRFTWKFDENVSVKNPFGVFTNTEPIRNTGVIPRLLLLAPAIFLWWILLLYLSLPMSFKNVAIAASIFFACLLILTYLARVINAQLAWTLISIILLILTWGLGASRSASLAAIICTIAGAVLPVFGLLVPYSGLTLSLAGLLSAVWLAVRHWYGWYTLHPEDRRLQTQKNAQD, from the coding sequence ATGTCATCTTCTGCTCAAGGTATTCCCGGATTACCCGATTTGACGCATCCGATTGAGCTTGTTCAATTTGGAACCCAGGCGCTCAAAGCTTCACTGTTATTAGTGTTTTTGATCGTAGCTTTAGGAGTTGCGATCGCACTAATAAGTTTTTCTCTCCGTCGCAGCCAGCCGGAACAACTTATATTCATTAGTGAATGGGCTGTTGGTTATTCCCAACTGTTGCGGGGATTACAGCATTTAACTCTAGTATTAGTTTTGTTAGTACCAGGATTTTTTCTCTGTTCAACTTTGAGCAATCGCTATCACTACTGGGAACAAGCAAGGGTAGCTCAAGTGACTGAAAGTGTTGCAGGTGAAAAGCTCGAACAACTTGCCCCGCAAGTGCGCTACACTATCCAAGAGCCATACTCATATAACACTCAAGTCGGTAACAAAATAGTCAAGGTAAATGAGACACGAAATATTAACCGCTTCTTGACCTTGGCTGGTTCGCAAATTCAAGTCAAGCTTGACCAAAGTGTAGATGTTCCAGGTCGTAGCTCAATTTATCGGGCAGATTATACTGCCGATTATAAAGTAATTAACCAACTCAAGGATATTAATAATTTTTTCTTTGAAGCACCGCCACCCAATGGCTACACATTGCTTTCTAGCTACAAAATCGAGCGTGACGGGACAAGGTTGCAACAAACCAATCCAGGAGACTATGGTTTTCCCTTCCGGCTGCAACCAGGGGAAGAAACTACCTTTCGAGTCACCTATCAGGCTAGAGGTGGGCCTCGCTGGGTTTATAGTGCAGCAGGACAGATACTATCTAACTTCCGTCTCATAGCAAATGCTAACTTTGCTCCGGCTAATTTTGCCAGTGGTATTGAACCTGATGAGATTAAATCTGACGGACGCAGTACGCGATTTACTTGGAAATTTGACGAGAATGTTTCAGTCAAAAATCCATTTGGAGTGTTTACCAACACCGAACCGATTCGGAATACGGGGGTAATTCCGCGTCTTTTATTACTAGCACCAGCAATATTTTTGTGGTGGATATTGTTGTTGTATTTATCACTACCAATGAGTTTCAAAAATGTTGCGATCGCTGCTAGTATTTTCTTTGCTTGTCTATTGATTTTGACCTATCTGGCTCGTGTCATCAATGCTCAGTTGGCTTGGACTTTAATTTCCATCATCTTACTAATTTTGACATGGGGATTGGGAGCCAGTCGCAGTGCTTCCCTGGCTGCAATTATCTGCACTATTGCTGGAGCAGTATTACCCGTATTTGGATTGTTAGTACCCTACAGCGGCCTCACCCTTAGCCTAGCGGGTTTACTTTCAGCCGTTTGGCTAGCAGTTCGTCACTGGTATGGGTGGTACACTTTGCATCCAGAAGACCGAAGATTGCAGACTCAAAAAAATGCTCAAGATTAG
- a CDS encoding MlaE family ABC transporter permease: MRLKTNFEQSEIARCCAAVLLFGQVWLHLLQGKTYYRKILQHLVTAGPGSISPVLLVSGFAGMIFTIQTARELVRFGAENAVGGAFALAFCRELAPILTASIMAGQVGSAFAAEIGAMRVTEQIDALYMLKTDPIDYLVLPRVIACSLMVPLMTILALVTGIFGGIFAAFQFYKIIPETFLESVRNFLQPSDLFIILLKGFIFGVLVAVIGCSWGLTTKGGAKEVGESATKAVVTSWVSIFIMDFFLSLLLFEQPAF; this comes from the coding sequence TTGCGACTAAAAACAAATTTTGAGCAATCTGAGATTGCACGCTGTTGTGCAGCAGTGCTGCTTTTCGGTCAAGTGTGGCTACATTTACTCCAGGGAAAAACTTACTACCGCAAAATTCTGCAACATCTGGTGACTGCTGGGCCCGGTTCTATCTCTCCAGTTCTCCTTGTTAGCGGTTTTGCAGGAATGATTTTTACTATTCAGACAGCGAGAGAATTAGTCCGATTTGGGGCTGAAAATGCTGTGGGAGGCGCTTTTGCTTTAGCTTTTTGTAGAGAATTGGCTCCAATTTTAACCGCTAGTATTATGGCGGGACAAGTCGGTTCTGCTTTTGCAGCAGAAATAGGTGCAATGCGGGTGACAGAGCAAATCGATGCACTTTATATGCTGAAAACCGATCCAATTGATTATTTAGTACTTCCTAGAGTAATTGCTTGTAGTTTGATGGTGCCTTTGATGACGATTTTGGCTTTAGTAACTGGTATCTTCGGCGGAATTTTTGCTGCATTCCAGTTTTACAAAATTATTCCTGAAACATTTTTAGAATCAGTCAGAAATTTTTTACAACCATCAGATTTGTTTATTATTTTGCTAAAAGGATTTATTTTTGGAGTGCTGGTTGCTGTGATTGGTTGTAGTTGGGGTTTAACTACTAAGGGTGGAGCTAAGGAAGTAGGAGAATCGGCAACAAAAGCAGTTGTTACTAGTTGGGTATCCATTTTTATTATGGATTTTTTCCTTTCTCTATTGCTATTTGAACAGCCTGCATTTTAA
- a CDS encoding ABC transporter ATP-binding protein: MAQIFIQNQRGITTFQPLDVELRNVFKFFNQEPAVHGIDLDVRQGEFFSILGPSGCGKTTTLRLIAGFEIADAGKVLIQGQSMTNVPPYRRPVNTVFQSYALFNHLNVWDNIAFGLRLKKIPKSEIEIRVQEALKRVKMESLRSRFPSQLSGGQQQRVALARALVNRPTVVLLDEPLGALDLKLRKEMQVELSNLHKDLGVTFVMVTHDQEEALSLSDRIAVMNQGKIEQVGTPSQIYERPQTSFVADFIGDTNLFSGEIVAVDSSNIKISTKTGLSIIISRTEDTPSQLSQGVVVSVRPEKIQLSLYPPNLPANSFEGRLVNVMYLGTHVNYVVELTNGISINVLQPNTFGALPDRDTPIYAWWAENDCLAISQ; encoded by the coding sequence ATGGCTCAAATTTTCATCCAGAATCAGAGGGGGATAACAACTTTTCAGCCACTTGATGTTGAACTGCGTAATGTGTTCAAGTTTTTTAACCAAGAACCAGCAGTACATGGAATAGATTTGGATGTCAGACAGGGAGAATTTTTTAGTATTTTAGGCCCCTCCGGTTGTGGCAAAACAACAACACTGCGCTTAATTGCTGGCTTTGAAATCGCTGATGCTGGCAAAGTGTTGATTCAGGGTCAGTCTATGACTAATGTGCCGCCTTACCGCCGACCCGTCAATACTGTATTTCAAAGTTACGCTCTATTCAACCACCTGAATGTCTGGGATAACATCGCCTTTGGACTGCGGTTAAAAAAAATCCCCAAATCGGAAATTGAAATTAGAGTTCAAGAAGCTTTAAAAAGAGTGAAAATGGAAAGTTTGCGATCGCGTTTTCCCAGTCAACTTTCTGGTGGTCAACAGCAGCGAGTCGCCTTAGCAAGGGCCTTAGTCAACCGTCCCACCGTCGTCCTACTAGATGAACCTTTAGGGGCGTTAGATTTAAAACTCCGTAAAGAAATGCAGGTTGAGTTATCAAATTTACACAAAGACTTAGGAGTAACCTTTGTGATGGTGACACACGACCAAGAAGAAGCATTATCTTTGAGCGATCGCATTGCCGTCATGAACCAAGGCAAAATTGAACAAGTTGGCACTCCCAGTCAAATTTACGAACGTCCCCAGACATCTTTTGTTGCTGATTTTATTGGCGATACTAATTTATTCAGTGGTGAAATTGTCGCCGTAGATTCCTCTAATATTAAAATTTCAACAAAAACAGGACTCTCAATTATCATTAGCCGCACTGAAGATACGCCATCTCAATTATCACAAGGAGTAGTAGTGAGTGTGCGCCCAGAAAAAATACAGCTTTCCCTTTATCCACCTAATTTGCCAGCTAACTCTTTTGAAGGACGGCTTGTCAATGTTATGTATTTAGGCACACACGTTAATTATGTTGTGGAATTAACAAATGGTATTAGCATAAATGTATTGCAACCTAATACTTTTGGTGCTTTACCAGACCGCGATACACCTATCTACGCTTGGTGGGCAGAAAATGATTGTTTAGCTATTAGTCAATAG
- the mrdA gene encoding penicillin-binding protein 2: MSLFPSIGSKKDTRTVGHGLQSIFLIVFTLLMIAGIGSRLAYLQIVEGPKLRERAEANRIRMILKQPERGNIFDRNGKLLASTRYPSSVYLWPMAHTKPSWSVVGPRLAQILNIPQDEMEKKLEQAGANSSSLIRIARDLNEAEITALKEYKNELPEVEINTDSVRYYPHGKELAHVLGYTRELTADQLKGKKQEGYRLGDVIGQMGVEKAYEKVLRGEWGGQQVEVDGAGRPIRVVGEKQAKAGNDLHLTLDLDVQKAAEKALGNQRGAIAALDPNNGAVLALVSYPTFDPNIFSKQKLSQKDWESLQGKDHPLVNRALSAFPPASTFKIVTTTAGLESGEFSPGSILQTFGSLTVGGVTFGEWNHAGFGPLGFPRALAMSSDTFFYQVGRKVGGPTLIKWSRKYGFGQRTGIEFPNEESIGLVPDEIWKQKVLRTPWTVGDTINMSIGQGALQVTPLQSAIMFSVPANGGYRVQPHLLKDNEEAKSWRESLNMKPETIKVLRDGLRRVISEGTGKHLDVPTIAPASGKSGTAEAGAGRPNHTWFGAYAPSTKPEIVVVAFGENSGEHGGTICGPMVLQVLEAYFQHKYPGKYKKPQPDPSEAKTQNSGHGTGD, from the coding sequence ATGTCTTTATTCCCATCAATTGGCAGCAAAAAAGATACGCGTACAGTTGGACATGGTTTGCAATCAATATTTTTAATCGTATTTACCCTATTAATGATCGCTGGCATTGGGTCGCGTTTGGCATATTTGCAAATTGTTGAAGGTCCAAAACTCCGGGAAAGAGCCGAAGCGAACCGAATTCGGATGATTCTTAAACAACCGGAACGGGGAAATATTTTTGACCGCAACGGCAAACTTTTAGCCAGTACTCGCTATCCTAGCTCTGTATATTTGTGGCCGATGGCACATACTAAGCCTTCCTGGTCTGTAGTCGGCCCGCGTCTAGCGCAAATTCTCAACATTCCGCAAGATGAAATGGAAAAGAAATTAGAACAAGCAGGTGCTAATTCTTCTTCACTCATCCGAATTGCCCGCGATCTCAATGAAGCAGAAATTACGGCACTAAAGGAGTATAAAAATGAACTCCCAGAAGTGGAAATTAATACAGATTCTGTACGTTATTATCCTCACGGTAAAGAATTGGCGCACGTATTAGGTTATACGCGAGAGTTGACCGCCGACCAGCTAAAAGGCAAGAAACAGGAAGGCTACCGATTAGGAGATGTCATCGGTCAGATGGGGGTGGAAAAGGCTTATGAGAAAGTGCTGCGGGGCGAATGGGGCGGTCAGCAAGTGGAAGTAGATGGTGCGGGTAGACCAATCCGAGTTGTAGGGGAGAAACAGGCAAAGGCTGGTAACGATTTGCACTTAACTCTAGATTTGGATGTGCAAAAGGCAGCAGAAAAAGCTTTGGGAAATCAACGAGGTGCGATCGCAGCACTCGATCCAAACAACGGGGCTGTTTTAGCATTGGTATCTTACCCCACCTTTGACCCGAATATTTTCTCCAAACAAAAACTCTCCCAGAAAGATTGGGAAAGCTTGCAAGGTAAAGATCATCCCTTAGTAAATCGGGCTTTGAGTGCTTTTCCACCCGCCAGCACTTTCAAAATTGTGACTACAACAGCCGGACTCGAATCAGGTGAATTCTCTCCTGGCTCAATATTACAAACCTTTGGTTCCCTTACCGTTGGTGGGGTGACTTTTGGTGAGTGGAACCACGCCGGATTCGGGCCATTAGGATTTCCTAGAGCGCTAGCTATGAGTAGTGATACTTTCTTTTATCAAGTTGGTAGAAAAGTCGGTGGCCCAACTTTAATCAAATGGAGCCGTAAATATGGATTTGGTCAAAGAACTGGCATTGAATTTCCTAACGAAGAATCAATAGGCTTGGTTCCAGATGAAATATGGAAGCAGAAAGTTTTGAGGACACCTTGGACTGTAGGCGATACCATTAATATGTCAATTGGTCAAGGTGCTTTACAAGTGACACCGCTACAATCGGCGATTATGTTTTCTGTCCCTGCTAATGGCGGGTATCGAGTTCAACCGCATTTGCTCAAAGACAACGAAGAAGCAAAAAGTTGGCGGGAATCTTTAAATATGAAGCCAGAAACGATCAAAGTTCTCCGCGATGGACTGCGGAGGGTGATAAGTGAGGGGACTGGCAAACACTTGGATGTGCCCACAATTGCCCCAGCCTCTGGAAAAAGTGGCACTGCTGAAGCTGGTGCCGGTCGCCCAAATCATACTTGGTTTGGTGCTTATGCCCCAAGTACTAAGCCGGAAATCGTAGTTGTGGCCTTTGGTGAAAACTCCGGCGAACATGGCGGTACTATTTGTGGTCCGATGGTTTTACAAGTGCTAGAAGCTTATTTTCAGCACAAGTATCCAGGTAAATATAAAAAACCTCAGCCCGATCCATCAGAAGCAAAAACTCAGAATTCAGGACATGGCACTGGAGACTAG